In Corylus avellana chromosome ca2, CavTom2PMs-1.0, the following proteins share a genomic window:
- the LOC132171163 gene encoding BRCT domain-containing protein At4g02110 isoform X2 translates to MLECPLIPLRPLKDLNGIPGAKNLVICLTGYQRQDRDDIMVMVSLMGARFSKPLVANKVTHLICYKFEGEKYELAKKVKMIKLVNHRWLEDCLRDWELLPEDNYYKSGYDLEMMEAEAKDSEEEAEDTTVKQFLGRNMNKSPHNSKIGVPTTSELPTSVGELSPAPKGPLNVESTTVMLFTPGKEKTSGQASSSDNVDVSKALGCQNTNSGELPDLLDQNLDPMTVDNGLTSTSRNGKRPIHSDATISPLSDSMKTSRRSSLPMYSGEMPGKLSDHSKAHLGEVSDDFENFPFRAKAKDSFGSGCLQTSREGTDLVHGKESSGLLPQKRMANATYVSFKSPKVSIDSKPCTATSPVAGDKTQGLEPTFLIDGPHGASSHFLLGNDGLRMDKTPNLNAAQTSNANISTTEPSTCSKKSLTSDVPSSETVTAKNGQDNDAYEKTPQSSFQRLRQPALSTKPDIVDLGMGKSALEVGEKGEPENEQQQDIESSAIKKKLATEKSDGPCNASLPGGNDNLITQPLRKKTVAKKTLGSRPKSTANIQKGPVYVNKTTSHDAAAIHSDEVKKTADHEKSPPTVNTEALKEVQTENVMKSGDYMENRNESMGDETEAPENKVEDELEKPLNEQKPGVVILTDKADTIMEENLEMVQHITNDYNTSMHDDAMASEEGANGIELEKTVCHKNVELASTSLDLDGLKGKVNKGKKRPIGRTKMKMDVMKSKKVVDGEGSGTENNEGTGTEKEKRVLLPSGKTKSCPVLTNESENRCEGEKENKPVKDLSQGKECVRKPSVKSNIMPRKINQKAGKVNQKSSTSVGEYPYGEKTEPTWFILSAHRLQRKEFQQVIRRLKGRLCRDSHQWSYQATHLITTDPIRRTEKFFAAAASGRWILKTDYLTACSQAGRFVAEEPYEWHKNGLSEDGAINLEAPRKWRLLRKRTGHGAFYGMRVIIYGECIAPPLDTLKRAVKAGDGTLLATSPPYSRFFKSGVDFAIISPGMPRVDLWVQEFLKHEIPCVAADYLVEYVCKPGYSLERHVLYNTNAWAEKSFASLQSKGEEIVEDLTPPDDHGSNDIACQVCGSCDRGEVMLICGDESGSVGCGVGTHIDCCDPPLQGVPEDDWFCAKCSQSRHSTTSGKK, encoded by the exons ATGTTGGAATGCCCGTTGATTCCACTTCG GCCTCTCAAGGATCTGAATGGGATACCGGGTGCGAAAAATTTAGTTATATGCTTAACCGGATATCAGCGGCAAGATCGAGATGACATTATG GTTATGGTCAGCTTGATGGGTGCTAGGTTCTCTAAGCCATTGGTGGCAAACAAGGTTACTCATCTCATTTGCTATAAATTTGAGG GGGAGAAGTATGAACTTGCCAAAAAAGTCAAGATGATAAAGCTTGTCAATCATCGATGGTTGGAAGATTG CTTAAGGGATTGGGAACTTCTTCCAGAAGATAATTATTACAAGAG TGGCTATGATTTGGAGATGATGGAAGCAGAGGCTAAGGATTCTGAAGAAGAGGCTGAAGACACTACAGTGAAGCAATTTTTGGGGAGAAACATGAATAAGAGTCCTCATAATTCAAAAATTGGGGTACCAACAACCTCTGAATTGCCCACATCAGTTGGTGAACTCTCACCTGCTCCAAAGGGTCCATTGAATGTTGAAAGTACAACGGTCATGTTATTCACTCctggaaaagagaaaacatctGGTCAAGCATCAAGCTCTGATAATGTTGATGTTTCTAAAGCGCTTGGCTGTCAGAATACTAATTCTGGCGAGCTACCTGATCTGCTTGACCAAAATCTAGATCCTATGACAGTCGACAATGGTTTGACATCTACCTCTAGAAATGGTAAAAGGCCCATTCATTCTGATGCCACAATTAGTCCTTTAAGTGACTCGATGAAAACTTCAAGGAGGTCCTCACTTCCAATGTACTCTGGAGAAATGCCAGGCAAATTAAGTGACCATTCTAAAGCACATTTGGGTGAAGTCAGTGATGATTTTGAGAACTTTCCCTTCAGAGCAAAAGCAAAGGATAGTTTTGGCTCTGGTTGTCTTCAAACTTCTAGGGAAGGAACTGATTTAGTTCATGGAAAAGAGTCAAGTGGTTTGTTGCCTCAAAAGAGGATGGCAAATGCTACTTATGTTAGCTTTAAGTCACCGAAGGTGAGTATTGATTCAAAACCTTGCACAGCAACAAGTCCAGTGGCGGGTGATAAAACTCAGGGATTGGAACCAACATTTTTGATCGATGGCCCCCATGGAGCCAGCAGCCATTTTCTACTTGGCAATGATGGCCTTCGTATGGATAAGACTCCTAATCTGAATGCTGCACAGACCTCAAATGCTAACATATCAACGACTGAACCCTCAACTTGTAGCAAGAAGTCTTTGACAAGTGATGTGCCTTCCTCTGAAACTGTAACCGCAAAGAATGGACAAGATAATGACGCTTATGAGAAGACGCCCCAATCATCTTTCCAGAGATTAAGACAGCCTGCCTTATCCACCAAGCCTGACATTGTAGATTTAGGTATGGGGAAATCTGCACTTGAAGTTGGAGAAAAAGGGGAGCCAGAGAATGAGCAGCAGCAAGATATTGAGTCATCTGccattaagaaaaaattggcGACTGAGAAATCTGACGGGCCTTGCAATGCAAGCTTGCCTGGAGGAAATGATAACTTGATAACACAACCACTTAGGAAGAAGACGGTTGCCAAAAAGACTTTGGGTTCAAGACCTAAGTCAACTGCTAATATCCAAAAGGGTCCTGTCTACGTAAATAAAACTACCTCCCATGATGCTGCTGCAATTCATTCAGATGAAGTGAAAAAGACAGCAGATCATGAGAAGTCTCCTCCAACTGTTAATACTGAAGCACTGAAGGAGGTGCAGACAGAAAATGTCATGAAGTCTGGCGACTATATGGAGAATAGAAATGAATCGATGGGTGATGAAACTGAGGCTCCAGAGAACAAAGTTGAAGATGAGTTGGAGAAGCCACTTAATGAACAGAAACCTGGGGTGGTTATATTGACAGATAAAGCAGATACAATCATGGAAGAGAATTTGGAAATGGTGCAGCATATTACAAATGACTACAACACGAGCATGCATGATGATGCAATGGCTTCAGAGGAAGGCGCCAATGGAATTGAACTAGAGAAGACTGTTTGTCACAAGAATGTAGAACTTGCTTCAACAAGCTTAGATTTAGACGGTCTCAAAGGGAAAGTGAATAAAGGGAAAAAACGCCCTATAGGTAGAACCAAGATGAAGATGGATGTAATGAAATCTAAGAAAGTTGTGGATGGTGAAGGAAGTGGGACTGAGAACAATGAGGGGACGGGGacagaaaaggagaaaagagtGTTGCTTCCTTCTGGTAAAACTAAGAGTTGCCCTGTTCTCACAAATGAGTCAGAGAACCGTTGCGAAGGGGAGAAGGAGAACAAGCCAGTTAAAGATTTAAGTCAGGGCAAAGAGTGCGTCAGGAAACCATCTGTTAAATCTAATATAATGCCAAGGAAGATCAATCAAAAGGCAGGAAAGGTGAATCAAAAATCTTCAACATCAGTGGGAGAGTATCCGTACGGCGAGAAAACCGAACCTACATGGTTTATATTGAGTGCTCATCGACTACAAAGAAAGGAGTTTCAACAAGTTATTCGGCGTTTGAAAGGGAGACTTTGCCGAGATTCTCATCAATGGTCATACCAGGCTACACACTTAATAACCACAGATCCAATTCGCAGGACGGAGAAGTTCTTTGCTGCCGCTGCATCTGGAAG GTGGATTCTTAAGACCGATTATCTTACTGCCTGTAGTCAGGCAGGAAGATTCGTGGCAGAGGAACCTTATGAATGGCACAAAAATGGCCTTAGTGAAGATGGTGCAATCAATTTGGAGGCTCCAAGGAAGTGGCGGCTCTTGAGGAAGAGAACAGGTCATGGTGCGTTTTATGGAATGCGCGTTATCATATATGGTGAATGCATTGCGCCTCCTTTG GATACTCTGAAGCGTGCTGTGAAGGCCGGCGATGGGACCCTATTAGCAACTTCTCCTCCGTACTCCCGCTTTTTCAAGTCTGGGGTAGACTTTGCCATTATCAGCCCCGGGATGCCACGTGTCGATTTGTGGGTGCAGGAGTTCTTAAAACACGAGATACCCTGTGTTGCAGCTGATTACTTGGTGGAATATGTCTGCAAGCCTGGGTACTCTCTTGAGAGACATGTGCTATACAATACTAATGCTTGGGCAGAGAAATCATTTGCTTCCCTGCAGAGCAAGGGGGAAGAGATTGTTGAGGACTTGACACCACCAGATGATCACGGTAGCAATGATATAGCCTGCCAGGTTTGTGGGTCTTGTGATAGAGGGGAGGTGATGTTGATCTGCGGCGATGAAAGTGGTTCTGTTGGTTGTGGGGTTGGCACCCACATTGATTGCTGTGATCCTCCACTTCAAGGTGTTCCAGAAGATGACTGGTTTTGTGCCAAGTGTAGCCAAAGCAGACACAGCACCACCTCTggtaagaaatag
- the LOC132168453 gene encoding uncharacterized protein LOC132168453 translates to MSWPRKLVAFVTFLSMGVIFSPESFGSKSDGQISTKLAPYLKLTYLLSFSTAFGTALWVTFPAVFVLFLNLPRHLFGNLRSKLFPASFILVGICCAISAGSFAYLHPWKSSSPAEKYQLGLLLSSLAFNLSNLFVFAPMTIEMMKQRHKVERELSIGEEIGLSKNMEVAKVNTKLAAMNRKFRSIHGVAALAQIFFFATLIMHSWYLAGKINL, encoded by the exons atgagtTGGCCAAGGAAATTAGTAGCGTTCGTGACTTTCTTATCAATGGGAGTGATATTCTCGCCGGAGAGCTTTGGATCGAAATCGGACGGTCAGATTTCGACGAAGCTTGCTCCCTACCTCAAACTGACATATCTTCTCAGCTTCTCCACCGCCTTTGGCACCGCTCTCTGGGTCACCTTCCCTGCAGTCTTCGTCTTGTTCCT GAATCTTCCAAGGCATCTGTTTGGAAATCTGCGAAGCAAGTTGTTTCCCGCGAGTTTCATTCTGGTTGGGATCTGCTGTGCAATATCAGCAGGCTCGTTTGCGTATCTGCATCCATGGAAGTCGTCGTCTCCAGCTGAGAAGTACCAACTTGGGCTCTTGCTGTCTTCGTTGGCATTCAATCTCTCCAATTTGTTTGTCTTTGCGCCCATGACCATCGAG ATGATGAAGCAGAGGCATAAAGTGGAGAGAGAATTGAGTATTGGGGAAGAAATTGGGCTGTCAAAGAACATGGAAGTTGCAAAGGTGAATACAAAGCTTGCAGCCATGAACAGGAAATTTAGGAGTATTCATGGGGTAGCAGCCCTGGCTCAAATCTTCTTCTTTGCCACCCTAATTATGCATTCATGGTACTTGGCTGGAAAAATCAATTTGTAG
- the LOC132171163 gene encoding BRCT domain-containing protein At4g02110 isoform X1 encodes MESNSPSTAFLDVRFVLFGFDPVNENKVRGRLVYGGGVDAGQYSQSCTHVIVDKLVYDDPVCIAARNDGKTLVTALWVDHSFDVGMPVDSTSIMYRPLKDLNGIPGAKNLVICLTGYQRQDRDDIMVMVSLMGARFSKPLVANKVTHLICYKFEGEKYELAKKVKMIKLVNHRWLEDCLRDWELLPEDNYYKSGYDLEMMEAEAKDSEEEAEDTTVKQFLGRNMNKSPHNSKIGVPTTSELPTSVGELSPAPKGPLNVESTTVMLFTPGKEKTSGQASSSDNVDVSKALGCQNTNSGELPDLLDQNLDPMTVDNGLTSTSRNGKRPIHSDATISPLSDSMKTSRRSSLPMYSGEMPGKLSDHSKAHLGEVSDDFENFPFRAKAKDSFGSGCLQTSREGTDLVHGKESSGLLPQKRMANATYVSFKSPKVSIDSKPCTATSPVAGDKTQGLEPTFLIDGPHGASSHFLLGNDGLRMDKTPNLNAAQTSNANISTTEPSTCSKKSLTSDVPSSETVTAKNGQDNDAYEKTPQSSFQRLRQPALSTKPDIVDLGMGKSALEVGEKGEPENEQQQDIESSAIKKKLATEKSDGPCNASLPGGNDNLITQPLRKKTVAKKTLGSRPKSTANIQKGPVYVNKTTSHDAAAIHSDEVKKTADHEKSPPTVNTEALKEVQTENVMKSGDYMENRNESMGDETEAPENKVEDELEKPLNEQKPGVVILTDKADTIMEENLEMVQHITNDYNTSMHDDAMASEEGANGIELEKTVCHKNVELASTSLDLDGLKGKVNKGKKRPIGRTKMKMDVMKSKKVVDGEGSGTENNEGTGTEKEKRVLLPSGKTKSCPVLTNESENRCEGEKENKPVKDLSQGKECVRKPSVKSNIMPRKINQKAGKVNQKSSTSVGEYPYGEKTEPTWFILSAHRLQRKEFQQVIRRLKGRLCRDSHQWSYQATHLITTDPIRRTEKFFAAAASGRWILKTDYLTACSQAGRFVAEEPYEWHKNGLSEDGAINLEAPRKWRLLRKRTGHGAFYGMRVIIYGECIAPPLDTLKRAVKAGDGTLLATSPPYSRFFKSGVDFAIISPGMPRVDLWVQEFLKHEIPCVAADYLVEYVCKPGYSLERHVLYNTNAWAEKSFASLQSKGEEIVEDLTPPDDHGSNDIACQVCGSCDRGEVMLICGDESGSVGCGVGTHIDCCDPPLQGVPEDDWFCAKCSQSRHSTTSGKK; translated from the exons ATGGAAAGCAATTCCCCTTCCACTGCGTTTCTCGACGTCCGTTTCGTTCTCTTCGGATTCGATCCCGTCAATGAAAACAag GTTCGAGGTAGGCTTGTTTATGGCGGTGGAGTTGATGCTGGTCAGTATAGCCAAAGTTGTACTCATGTAATTGTGGATAAGCTTGTTTAT GATGATCCTGTGTGTATTGCTGCACGGAATGACGGCAAGACGCTCGTCACAGCCTTGTGGGTTGATCATAGTTTTGATGTTGGAATGCCCGTTGATTCCACTTCG ATTATGTACAGGCCTCTCAAGGATCTGAATGGGATACCGGGTGCGAAAAATTTAGTTATATGCTTAACCGGATATCAGCGGCAAGATCGAGATGACATTATG GTTATGGTCAGCTTGATGGGTGCTAGGTTCTCTAAGCCATTGGTGGCAAACAAGGTTACTCATCTCATTTGCTATAAATTTGAGG GGGAGAAGTATGAACTTGCCAAAAAAGTCAAGATGATAAAGCTTGTCAATCATCGATGGTTGGAAGATTG CTTAAGGGATTGGGAACTTCTTCCAGAAGATAATTATTACAAGAG TGGCTATGATTTGGAGATGATGGAAGCAGAGGCTAAGGATTCTGAAGAAGAGGCTGAAGACACTACAGTGAAGCAATTTTTGGGGAGAAACATGAATAAGAGTCCTCATAATTCAAAAATTGGGGTACCAACAACCTCTGAATTGCCCACATCAGTTGGTGAACTCTCACCTGCTCCAAAGGGTCCATTGAATGTTGAAAGTACAACGGTCATGTTATTCACTCctggaaaagagaaaacatctGGTCAAGCATCAAGCTCTGATAATGTTGATGTTTCTAAAGCGCTTGGCTGTCAGAATACTAATTCTGGCGAGCTACCTGATCTGCTTGACCAAAATCTAGATCCTATGACAGTCGACAATGGTTTGACATCTACCTCTAGAAATGGTAAAAGGCCCATTCATTCTGATGCCACAATTAGTCCTTTAAGTGACTCGATGAAAACTTCAAGGAGGTCCTCACTTCCAATGTACTCTGGAGAAATGCCAGGCAAATTAAGTGACCATTCTAAAGCACATTTGGGTGAAGTCAGTGATGATTTTGAGAACTTTCCCTTCAGAGCAAAAGCAAAGGATAGTTTTGGCTCTGGTTGTCTTCAAACTTCTAGGGAAGGAACTGATTTAGTTCATGGAAAAGAGTCAAGTGGTTTGTTGCCTCAAAAGAGGATGGCAAATGCTACTTATGTTAGCTTTAAGTCACCGAAGGTGAGTATTGATTCAAAACCTTGCACAGCAACAAGTCCAGTGGCGGGTGATAAAACTCAGGGATTGGAACCAACATTTTTGATCGATGGCCCCCATGGAGCCAGCAGCCATTTTCTACTTGGCAATGATGGCCTTCGTATGGATAAGACTCCTAATCTGAATGCTGCACAGACCTCAAATGCTAACATATCAACGACTGAACCCTCAACTTGTAGCAAGAAGTCTTTGACAAGTGATGTGCCTTCCTCTGAAACTGTAACCGCAAAGAATGGACAAGATAATGACGCTTATGAGAAGACGCCCCAATCATCTTTCCAGAGATTAAGACAGCCTGCCTTATCCACCAAGCCTGACATTGTAGATTTAGGTATGGGGAAATCTGCACTTGAAGTTGGAGAAAAAGGGGAGCCAGAGAATGAGCAGCAGCAAGATATTGAGTCATCTGccattaagaaaaaattggcGACTGAGAAATCTGACGGGCCTTGCAATGCAAGCTTGCCTGGAGGAAATGATAACTTGATAACACAACCACTTAGGAAGAAGACGGTTGCCAAAAAGACTTTGGGTTCAAGACCTAAGTCAACTGCTAATATCCAAAAGGGTCCTGTCTACGTAAATAAAACTACCTCCCATGATGCTGCTGCAATTCATTCAGATGAAGTGAAAAAGACAGCAGATCATGAGAAGTCTCCTCCAACTGTTAATACTGAAGCACTGAAGGAGGTGCAGACAGAAAATGTCATGAAGTCTGGCGACTATATGGAGAATAGAAATGAATCGATGGGTGATGAAACTGAGGCTCCAGAGAACAAAGTTGAAGATGAGTTGGAGAAGCCACTTAATGAACAGAAACCTGGGGTGGTTATATTGACAGATAAAGCAGATACAATCATGGAAGAGAATTTGGAAATGGTGCAGCATATTACAAATGACTACAACACGAGCATGCATGATGATGCAATGGCTTCAGAGGAAGGCGCCAATGGAATTGAACTAGAGAAGACTGTTTGTCACAAGAATGTAGAACTTGCTTCAACAAGCTTAGATTTAGACGGTCTCAAAGGGAAAGTGAATAAAGGGAAAAAACGCCCTATAGGTAGAACCAAGATGAAGATGGATGTAATGAAATCTAAGAAAGTTGTGGATGGTGAAGGAAGTGGGACTGAGAACAATGAGGGGACGGGGacagaaaaggagaaaagagtGTTGCTTCCTTCTGGTAAAACTAAGAGTTGCCCTGTTCTCACAAATGAGTCAGAGAACCGTTGCGAAGGGGAGAAGGAGAACAAGCCAGTTAAAGATTTAAGTCAGGGCAAAGAGTGCGTCAGGAAACCATCTGTTAAATCTAATATAATGCCAAGGAAGATCAATCAAAAGGCAGGAAAGGTGAATCAAAAATCTTCAACATCAGTGGGAGAGTATCCGTACGGCGAGAAAACCGAACCTACATGGTTTATATTGAGTGCTCATCGACTACAAAGAAAGGAGTTTCAACAAGTTATTCGGCGTTTGAAAGGGAGACTTTGCCGAGATTCTCATCAATGGTCATACCAGGCTACACACTTAATAACCACAGATCCAATTCGCAGGACGGAGAAGTTCTTTGCTGCCGCTGCATCTGGAAG GTGGATTCTTAAGACCGATTATCTTACTGCCTGTAGTCAGGCAGGAAGATTCGTGGCAGAGGAACCTTATGAATGGCACAAAAATGGCCTTAGTGAAGATGGTGCAATCAATTTGGAGGCTCCAAGGAAGTGGCGGCTCTTGAGGAAGAGAACAGGTCATGGTGCGTTTTATGGAATGCGCGTTATCATATATGGTGAATGCATTGCGCCTCCTTTG GATACTCTGAAGCGTGCTGTGAAGGCCGGCGATGGGACCCTATTAGCAACTTCTCCTCCGTACTCCCGCTTTTTCAAGTCTGGGGTAGACTTTGCCATTATCAGCCCCGGGATGCCACGTGTCGATTTGTGGGTGCAGGAGTTCTTAAAACACGAGATACCCTGTGTTGCAGCTGATTACTTGGTGGAATATGTCTGCAAGCCTGGGTACTCTCTTGAGAGACATGTGCTATACAATACTAATGCTTGGGCAGAGAAATCATTTGCTTCCCTGCAGAGCAAGGGGGAAGAGATTGTTGAGGACTTGACACCACCAGATGATCACGGTAGCAATGATATAGCCTGCCAGGTTTGTGGGTCTTGTGATAGAGGGGAGGTGATGTTGATCTGCGGCGATGAAAGTGGTTCTGTTGGTTGTGGGGTTGGCACCCACATTGATTGCTGTGATCCTCCACTTCAAGGTGTTCCAGAAGATGACTGGTTTTGTGCCAAGTGTAGCCAAAGCAGACACAGCACCACCTCTggtaagaaatag
- the LOC132168401 gene encoding uncharacterized protein LOC132168401 — translation MSWPRQLLAVVSFLATGVIFSPESFGSKSDGQISTKLATYLRLAHLLSFSTALGTALWVTFVAVVVNFGTLIPRHLFGNLRSKLFPASFILVGICCAISAGSFGYLHPWKSSSTAEKFQLGLLLSSFAFNLSNLFLFGPMTIEMMKKRHKVERELCIGEEIGWSKNTEVAMVNTKLAAVNRKFRMIHGVASLAHVMFFATLIMHSWHLAGNFIN, via the exons atgagttgGCCAAGGCAACTACTAGCTGTCGTGTCTTTCTTAGCAACGGGAGTTATATTCTCGCCGGAGAGCTTTGGATCGAAATCAGACGGTCAGATTTCGACGAAGCTTGCTACCTACCTCAGACTGGCTCATCTTCTCAGCTTCTCCACGGCCTTGGGCACCGCTCTCTGGGTCACCTTCGTCGCCGTCGTCGTC AATTTTGGAACCTTAATTCCGAGGCATCTGTTTGGAAACCTGCGAAGCAAGTTGTTTCCCGCGAGTTTCATCCTGGTTGGGATCTGTTGTGCAATATCAGCAGGCTCGTTTGGGTATCTGCATCCATGGAAGTCGTCGTCTACAGCTGAGAAGTTCCAACTTGGGCTCTTGTTGTCTTCGTTTGCATTCAATCTCTCCAATTTGTTTCTCTTTGGACCCATGACCATCGAG ATGATGAAGAAAAGGCATAAGGTGGAGAGAGAATTGTGTATTGGGGAAGAAATTGGGTGGTCGAAGAACACGGAAGTTGCAATGGTGAACACAAAGCTTGCAGCCGTGAACAGGAAATTTAGGATGATTCATGGGGTTGCATCCCTGGCTCATGTCATGTTCTTTGCCACCCTAATCATGCATTCATGGCATTTGGCTGGTAAttttatcaattaa
- the LOC132170850 gene encoding uncharacterized protein LOC132170850 codes for MGWLTRFLAAVAFLAIGVIFSPETFGSQSDGQNSTKFAIYLKLAHLLSFSTAFGSALWVTFIGGIIMFKNLPRHQFGNLQSKMFPAYFSMVGVCCAISAGSFGYLHPWKSSSTAEKYQLGFLLSSFAFNLANLFVFTPMTIEMMKQRHKVERESNIGEEVGWTKNVEVAKVNPKLAAMNKKFGMIHGLSSLANIMAFGSLAMHSWYLAGKINL; via the exons atgGGTTGGCTAACGCGATTCCTAGCGGCAGTGGCGTTCTTGGCGATCGGAGTGATATTCTCGCCGGAGACGTTCGGATCGCAATCGGACGGTCAGAATTCGACGAAGTTTGCAATCTATCTCAAGCTGGCGCATCTTCTGAGCTTCTCCACGGCCTTTGGATCCGCTCTCTGGGTCACCTTCATCGGCGGCATCATCATGTTCAA GAATCTTCCACGGCATCAGTTTGGAAATCTGCAAAGCAAGATGTTTCCTGCGTATTTCTCCATGGTTGGGGTCTGTTGTGCAATATCAGCGGGGTCGTTTGGGTATCTGCATCCATGGAAGTCGTCATCTACTGCTGAGAAGTACCAGCTTGGTTTCTTGCTGTCTTCGTTTGCATTCAACCTCGCCAATTTGTTTGTATTTACACCCATGACCATTGAG ATGATGAAGCAAAGACATAAGGTGGAGAGGGAATCAAACATTGGGGAAGAAGTTGGGTGGACAAAGAACGTTGAAGTTGCAAAAGTGAACCCAAAGCTTGCAGCCATGAACAAGAAATTTGGGATGATTCATGGGTTATCATCCCTTGCTAATATCATGGCCTTTGGCAGCCTAGCCATGCACTCATGGTACTTGGCAGGTAAAATAAATCTGTAG